ACCTCGCTGGCGGTGTACAGCCCTGTGGCGGCGCTGATGCTGGCGTCTGGCATACCTTGGGTCATCCCTTCCAAAAAGGCCATTTCACACTCCGGCCGGCCCTCCTGAATACCCTTTGTACAGGCTTGGCGCGCACGTTTCGGTATGTTCTCTGACGGTGCGTCCTGAGCAAGCCCCCATCTTGCCTTTTCCCTTCACGCTTGCCAGGGAAATGTGCGCGGCAGGCCCTATAATCCGCGCATGACGCCAAGCCCTGGCGTGCACTCCCGCTGGACGTATGTCGAGTGCCCTCGCGACTCCTGGCAGGGACTGCACCGCCCGATTCCGCTGCAGTCCAAGATCGATTATCTGCTCGCATTGCTGGAAGCCGGATTCACCCACCTGGATCTCGGCTCCTTTGTCAGCCCCAAGGCCGTTCCGCAACTCGCCGACACCGGGCAGGTCCTGGCGGCGCTGCCCAGCCCCCGGCCCGGCAGAGCGGATGAAGAGACGCGTGATTACCTGTGCATCATTGCCAATGCTCGTGGCCTGGAAAGCGCTGCGCAAGAAGAAAAAGTCACCAGCGTCGGCTACCCGCTTTCGGTGTCGGATGCCTTTCAGCGGCGCAACACCGGAAAGTCCCTTGAAGAGTCATGGCCGCTGCTGGCCGAACTGCGCGCGCTGGCAAGCGAGGCCGACAAGCGCCTCGTGGTGTATCTCTCGATGGGTTTCGGGAATCCCGACGGCGAGCCGTGGGCGGTGCAGACCTCCTTGGACGCCGTCGCGCGCTGCCGGGATCTGGGGGTGAGCGACGTCGCCCTGGCCGACACGGTGGGGCGCGCCTCCCCCGAACTGGTTGCCGAGGTGTGCCGCGCGGCCGTGGCCCGCTTCGGTCCTGACAAGTTGGGAGTGCACCTGCACGCGCGAAGCGAGCAGGCCGTGGCGCTGGCACTGGCGGCCCGCGACGCCGGTATCCGCTGGTTTGAAGGCGCACTGGGTGGCGTGGGCGGCTGCCCTTTTGCGGGGGACACCCTGGTTGGTAATCTGCCGACCGAACAGATCGCGCCCGCACTCGGCCTGCCGTTCGAGAACCTGAGCGTGCTCGCAGAGCGAGCGCGCGCCTTGCAATACGATTACGCCTGATGAACCGCACCCGCGCGCTCACCCCACCAGCGCCCCTTGCCCCAGCCCGCCTGGCCAGGCAGCTGCTGCTGGTTTCACGCCCAGCCTTGTGGATCAACACCGTGGGCGTGGGCGTGGTGGGGTTGTGGCTCGCGGGCAGCTTGTGGAGCTGGGAAGCGCGCTGGCTGGTCTTGCTGTTGTGGCTGACTTTTCCCTATAACCTGCTGATCTACGGCCTCAACGACTGTTCGGACCGCGCCGAGGATGCCGTGAGCGAGCGCAAGGGTGGCT
The Deinococcus peraridilitoris DSM 19664 genome window above contains:
- a CDS encoding hydroxymethylglutaryl-CoA lyase, which translates into the protein MTPSPGVHSRWTYVECPRDSWQGLHRPIPLQSKIDYLLALLEAGFTHLDLGSFVSPKAVPQLADTGQVLAALPSPRPGRADEETRDYLCIIANARGLESAAQEEKVTSVGYPLSVSDAFQRRNTGKSLEESWPLLAELRALASEADKRLVVYLSMGFGNPDGEPWAVQTSLDAVARCRDLGVSDVALADTVGRASPELVAEVCRAAVARFGPDKLGVHLHARSEQAVALALAARDAGIRWFEGALGGVGGCPFAGDTLVGNLPTEQIAPALGLPFENLSVLAERARALQYDYA